One Algibacter sp. L3A6 genomic region harbors:
- the infA gene encoding translation initiation factor IF-1 yields the protein MAKQAAIEQDGTIIEALSNAMFRVELENGHIVTAHISGKMRMHYIKLLPGDKVKLEMSPYDLTKARITYRY from the coding sequence ATGGCAAAACAAGCAGCAATAGAGCAAGACGGAACAATTATTGAAGCATTATCTAATGCGATGTTCCGAGTGGAATTAGAAAACGGTCACATTGTGACAGCACACATCTCTGGTAAAATGCGTATGCATTACATTAAGTTATTACCAGGTGATAAAGTGAAATTAGAAATGAGTCCTTATGATTTAACTAAGGCTCGAATAACTTATAGATACTAA
- the ykgO gene encoding type B 50S ribosomal protein L36, translated as MKVRASVKKRSADCKIVRRKGRLYVINKKNPRFKQRQG; from the coding sequence ATGAAAGTAAGAGCATCAGTTAAAAAGAGAAGTGCAGATTGCAAAATCGTGCGCAGAAAAGGCAGACTTTACGTGATAAACAAAAAGAATCCTAGATTTAAACAAAGACAAGGGTAA
- the rpsM gene encoding 30S ribosomal protein S13, which translates to MARIAGVDIPKNKRGVISLTYIYGVGRSRSKEILAEAKVDESIKVQDWNDDQIAAIRDAVGTFTIEGELRSETQLNIKRLMDIGCYRGIRHRSGLPLRGQRTKNNSRTRKGRRKTVANKKKATK; encoded by the coding sequence ATGGCAAGAATTGCAGGTGTAGACATACCGAAAAACAAAAGAGGAGTAATTTCCTTAACTTATATCTACGGAGTAGGTAGAAGTAGATCAAAAGAGATTTTAGCTGAAGCTAAAGTTGATGAAAGTATTAAAGTTCAAGATTGGAATGATGACCAAATAGCAGCCATTCGTGATGCTGTTGGTACATTTACAATTGAAGGTGAATTACGTTCTGAAACTCAATTAAACATTAAGCGATTAATGGATATTGGATGTTACAGAGGTATTCGTCATAGATCTGGTCTTCCATTAAGAGGGCAACGTACTAAGAACAACTCTAGAACCAGAAAAGGTAGAAGAAAAACTGTTGCTAACAAGAAGAAGGCAACTAAATAA
- the rpsK gene encoding 30S ribosomal protein S11, whose translation MAKTSTKKRKVIVDAVGEAHVTASFNNIIISLTNKKGDVISWSSAGKMGFRGSKKNTPYAAQLAAEDAAGVATEAGLKKVKVYVKGPGNGRESAIRSIHNAGIEVTEIIDVTPLPHNGCRPPKRRRV comes from the coding sequence ATGGCAAAAACAAGCACAAAAAAACGTAAAGTTATTGTTGATGCAGTTGGAGAAGCACACGTTACAGCTTCTTTCAATAACATCATTATTTCACTTACCAACAAAAAAGGAGACGTAATTTCATGGTCTTCTGCTGGTAAAATGGGATTTAGAGGGTCTAAAAAAAACACACCATATGCAGCTCAATTAGCTGCTGAAGATGCTGCAGGAGTAGCAACTGAAGCTGGCTTAAAGAAAGTAAAGGTTTATGTTAAAGGACCAGGGAATGGTAGAGAATCTGCTATTCGTTCTATTCATAATGCAGGTATTGAAGTAACAGAAATTATTGATGTTACACCATTACCACATAATGGATGTCGTCCTCCAAAAAGAAGAAGAGTTTAA
- the rpsD gene encoding 30S ribosomal protein S4, with the protein MARYTGPKTKIARKFGEAIFGEDKSFEKRNYPPGQHGNARRRGKKSEYAIQLMEKQKAKYTYGILERQFRGLFKKARAAQGITGEVLLQLCESRLDNVVFRMGIAPTRSGARQLVSHRHITVNGELVNIPSYSLKAGDVVAVREKSKSLEAIDRSLSNSSQVFEWITWNTATMQGTYVSVPARIQIPENINEQFIVELYSK; encoded by the coding sequence ATGGCAAGATATACTGGTCCTAAAACTAAAATAGCTCGTAAATTTGGCGAGGCAATTTTTGGAGAAGATAAATCTTTTGAAAAAAGAAATTATCCTCCAGGACAACACGGAAACGCTAGACGTCGTGGAAAAAAATCTGAATACGCAATCCAGTTAATGGAAAAACAAAAAGCTAAATATACTTACGGTATTTTAGAGCGTCAATTTAGAGGTTTATTTAAGAAAGCAAGAGCTGCTCAAGGTATTACGGGTGAAGTTTTATTACAACTTTGCGAGTCTAGATTAGACAACGTGGTATTTAGAATGGGGATTGCTCCAACAAGAAGTGGTGCTAGACAATTAGTATCTCACAGACACATTACAGTTAATGGTGAATTGGTAAACATACCTTCTTACTCATTAAAAGCTGGAGATGTTGTTGCTGTTAGAGAAAAATCTAAATCACTTGAAGCGATCGATAGATCTCTTTCAAACTCAAGTCAAGTATTCGAATGGATTACTTGGAATACTGCTACTATGCAAGGTACTTACGTTTCTGTTCCTGCTAGAATTCAGATTCCAGAAAACATCAATGAGCAATTCATCGTCGAATTATACTCTAAATAA